A window of Vespa velutina chromosome 15, iVesVel2.1, whole genome shotgun sequence contains these coding sequences:
- the LOC124954247 gene encoding calcineurin-binding protein cabin-1-like isoform X4, with protein MMKISALNEESSEESEEEDVPTITKEAQEQIALTEYNKALELLKENKHKEALNIFKELLETELLDEVEKPEISDGRSRPMLSLKYSCYKNIGAIEAVWENYGAAIENYWEAANLDDSDVILWYRMGTMAMKMSNLELACASFKQGLKCNSNHWPCLDNIITALYAIPDYMNCLLYISVALERDPNYIKGLAFRDKIFKAIPCLEECYKLYNSDWRLDPPLYTEYNHIIGDKLLAEAEEVAEKWAEVCKSEFIPKPVPELTLRKPITNYTWLDIGESLLDMHRYITESDLSFVSRIKLIVNMSNIEAIEKDDECDVQETNIDIDVQESQSPDLNGTTNDIDKDIKIDKEEIINHTFEGSEINRRFNDVLNTAMDVEIEEDKKSCSTDIQIIEDEDPLRISDLDVLNEVLQFEEPNQAKNTELDEQIMSETEGNSEKPQVEKSKADAYSTDNGIINEKSSDRESEKSNDKIYEKPAENLAEIPKIDEKSNEKTEGKDEVQKVKKRRRSALCFLQQWAWSCSSMRRSARVRSSNRREAERDDVQLEETLRRIFPSTLLSDTVKLTKDDPTKGIDDTMDTMDVYQLFVNQENNTAPAEGIKSSDSSKSPSPDTSQQTKYFGTELENVDVGAFINEYSSKNNLMVIIAKFTEFICTKWTQEWPKGLSEIYLEAYSFTREHIPHPSPFDENIDDNILKLDAEMTLLFGELHTDKWLDNKPDLIASSSLDKLGTGMPSEELGHIIFTSIRGDLLHQENIFILLRVLWLKATIFLCQGDTDIVIETLELLLHQLRELEGQNHNICLILPNCKCNSQINLKIVEKKLKSIQRSQKLGEIQHLYDEKKYAELSCVLQDTFKFARQKHKLLSANQNIIERDKQLAILLDSLWQLQHYEECYVWAEACLNESWQNYLNACEDPEQKKWTRSVVNCLEKLEACTKEISVFVVKYLPESCLSRLVQNLVHIVCHQLDIPENALEMPLETVLPWILLHYILQYEEDKERAKSESSYKNKAHNSHNSESDDEDDGIPPSIMILFIAHDFIGKHSWCCFHDAKLLFFTMNLIIPKLETPQFSTIKNKLTKYLEQIFYCLYGHPNRLNKSKPKHLEEHGAPQMELTWEGAQLLFDFYKPKQMPILESPRLAAISLDTELLFKKILRLVPEESDPNQIIEEMKDYIMGEKEKMPCVKKPLPHSISSIYYLLGDFYFKNNKWTLAARYYLLDLCLRPSGLNSWAGLAMSTGTIIDIWLTNYRLISEDKLLMKAKIAQSSYRHATELAPNHVIIWTEYGSFVYMVHSFCSRLLKQETDTLSMEKFEVLENRKEEMLEIAEQCFQSSNRLFMACHGIDNINKIQDERWLCQYMLGKIAEKKNEDPPIFLSCYAQASKLLYENNAEYPRRISHKNPQYLSIEALEVHYRIHASILKYLEQHEGKPLKKSLGQLFQWHLKNCSEGPFMKFQSKLCEKKKENDSDADTKNVGKDLDNLSETYKNVVNINQRSYSIEEIEIIDRNIQDKSLDGNRTTETLKSENRKRSLDNQSNDNTKRLKLGNISHLQLMQDVVALIDDLITKVCDMVLQKEKVSDDIMVLSSDESNETKYQKKRGESVKNIDTNKMQLKIEKNKKNILDVSKANNIFDSCEKSENVQDLMDALMKQAMEMSQETQQSLPDDDDTRKFEGKWLQNEDLQTTDKETKDKLGDKKKVHTSAPKQEVTLSRRGSQESTTTTQTTTTTETNNSSSSSSDESSSSEDSSESDSSSDSDSDSVESDIEKKKRDSDIIEKEEYMTDEEVATLIAYCLAGLEQCILRFNEHHKSFYRLAHFFFNNRTAKDTTKCKDLLLGTYNCQFYPGQSFQGLFADRKSTNFFSGVWHIPNREIDRPGSFASHMSRCVTLLMQVLKETNDSRMLMQLCVQLAKIPDSDKKYLRDSEREQLSRQALTLCLQSLRSRVHTMGSPSTIDSVHLIRTDSRTQVLLDVYKIYQQIQKHFQNKEPTVQAFASLLIDTYKIYIGNKNLDGNILEMAIKCCQRQILANKIAATNNAGSNNSQTSVTSSSPATTSQTQINSTSPQASQNRKPYRNLTSTGRPRGRPPNVNKYLQAMQQDCKSACTVH; from the exons atgatgaaaatatcGGCACTTAACGAAGAATCAAGCGAGgaaagtgaagaagaagatgtgCCTACAATTACGAAAGAAGCTCAA GAACAAATAGCACTTACCGAGTACAATAAAGCCTTAGaactattaaaagaaaataaacataaggaagctttgaatatttttaaggaGCTTTTAGAAACTGAATTGCTGGATGAAGTTGAAAAACCTGAAATATCCGATGGCAGATCAAGGCCTATGTtgtcattaaaatattcgtgttataaaaatattggagCTATCGAAGCAGTATGGGAAAATTATGGAGCTGCCATAGAAAATTATTGGGAAGCAGCTAATTTAGATGATTCCGATGTAATATTATGGTATAGAATGGGTACCATGGCTATGAAAATGTCTAACTTAGAATTAGCTTGTGCATCTTTCAAACAAGGACTGAAATGTAATTCAAACCATTGGCCATGTTTGGATAACATTATAACTGCCCTATATGCTATACCAGACTACATGAattgtcttttatatatttctgtagCATTAGAAAGAGATCCAAATTACATTAAAGGCTTAGCttttcgagataaaattttcaaagctATTCCATGTTTAGAAGAAtgttataaattgtataacaGTGACTGGAGGTTAGACCCACCGCTGTATACAGAGTACAATCATATAATAGGAGATAAGTTACTagcagaagcagaagaagtGGCAGAGAAATGGGCAGAAGTATGCAAATCAGAGTTTATTCCGAAACCTGTGCCAGAATTAACATTAAGGAAACCTATAACTAATTATACATGGCTTGATATTGGAGAAAGTTTATTAGATATGCACAGATACATTACTGAAAGTGATTTAAGCTTTGTAAgtcgaattaaattaatagttAATATGTCTAATATCGAAGCCatagaaaaagatgatgaaTGTGATGTCCAAGAAactaatatagatatagacgTGCAAGAATCACAATCCCCAGATTTAAATGGCACAACAAATGacatagataaagatataaagattgacaaagaagaaataataaatcatacatTTGAAGGATCTGAAATTAATAGAAGATTTAATGATGTGTTAAATACAGCAATGGATgtggaaatagaagaagacaAGAAATCATGTTCGACggatatacaaataatagaaGATGAAGATCCTTTAAGAATTTCAGATTTAGATGTTCTAAATGAAGTGTTACAATTTGAAGAACCAAATCAAGCAAAAAATACAGAATTAGATGAGCAAATTATGTCTGAAACTGAAGGTAATAGTGAAAAACCCCAAGTAGAAAAATCAAAGGCTGATGCGTATAGTACTGATAAtggaataattaatgaaaagtcTAGTGATAGAGAAAGTGAAAAGTCAAATGATAAAATCTATGAGAAACCTGCAGAAAATCTAGCAGAAATACCTAAGATAGATGAGAAATCTAATGAAAAAACAGAAGGAAAAGACGAAgttcaaaaagtaaaaaaaagacgtAGAAGTGCTCTGTGTTTTTTACAACAATGGGCTTGGAGTTGTAGCAGCATGAGACGATCGGCGCGAGTACGTAGTTCAAATCGAAGAGAAGCTGAAAGAGATGACGTTCAATTAGAAGAAACACTCagaagaatatttccaagcacgTTATT ATCAGACACAgtaaaattaacaaaagatGATCCTACAAAAGGTATAGATGATACTATGGATACGATGGAtgtatatcaattatttgtaaatcaaGAAAACAATACTGCCCCGGCAGAAGGAATAAAGAGTTCTGATAGTTCTAAATCACCAAGTCCTGATACaag tcaacaaacaaaatattttggaACAGAATTAGAAAATGTTGATGTGGGTgcatttattaatgaatatagtAGCAAGAACAATTTAATGGTAATCATAGCAAAATTCACAGaatttatatgtacaaaatGGACTCAAGAATGGCCAAAAGGACTGTCAGAAATTTATTTGGAAGCTTATTCATTTACAAG agaACATATTCCACATCCATCACCATTTGATGAAAATATagacgataatattttaaaattagatGCTGAAATGACATTGTTATTTGGAGAACTTCATACGGATAAATGGTTAGATAATAAGCCTGATCTTATAGCATCATCAAG tttagaCAAATTAGGTACTGGTATGCCTTCAGAAGAATTAggtcatataatatttactagtATTCGAGGAGATCTTTTAcatcaagaaaatattttcattttattaagaGTTCTATGGCTAAAAGCTACTATCTTCTTATGTCAAGGTGACACGGATATTGTTATCGAAACCTTAGAGTTg TTGCTACATCAATTAAGAGAATTGGAAGGTCAAAATCACAATATTTGCCTTATATTACCAAATTGTAAATGTAATTCCCAAATCAATCTTAaaatagttgaaaaaaaaCTGAAATCTATACAGAg gAGTCAAAAACTTGGTGAAATACAACATttatatgatgaaaaaaaatatgcagaATTGTCTTGTGTTTTACAAGATACATTCAAATTTGCAAGACAgaaacataaattattatctgccaatcaaaatataattgaaagagataaacaaTTAGCTATCTTATTAGATAGTTTATGGCAACTTCAACATTATGAG gAATGTTACGTATGGGCAGAAGCTTGTCTAAACGAATCATGgcaaaattatttgaatgcTTGCGAAGATCCTGAGCAAAAAAAATGGACACGTTCTGTCGTAAATTGTCTTGAAAAGCTTGAAGCTTGTACAAAGGAGATAAGTGTATTTGttg taAAATATTTACCGGAATCTTGCCTTTCAAGATTAGTGCAAAATTTAGTTCATATAGTATGTCATCAATTGGATATACCAGAAAATGCATTAGAGATGCCACTTGAAACTGTTTTACCCTGGAttctattacattatattttgcaATA tgaagaagataaagagagagcaaAGTCTGAATCATCTTATAAAAACAAAGCGCATAATTCACATAATTCTGAATcagatgatgaagatgatggtATTCCACCTTccataatgattttatttattgctcACGATTTTATAGGCAAACACTCATGGTGTTGTTTTCATGATGCAAAGCTTTTATTCTTTACAATGAATCTGATCATACCAAAATTGGAAACTCCACAATTTTCTACTATAAAAAACAaacttacaaaatatttagagcaaattttttattgtttatacgGTCACCCAAATAGATTAAATAAGTCAAAACCTAAACATCTCGAAGAGCATGGAGCACCTCAAATGGAATTAACATGGGAAGGAGcacaattattattcgatttttataaacCGAAACAAATGCCAATACTAGAATCTCCTAGACTTGCTGCTATAAGTTTAGATACAGAactcttatttaaaaaaatacttaGATTAGTTCCAGAAGAAAGTGATCCGAACCAAATAattgaagaaatgaaagattatataatgggtgaaaaagaaaagatgccATGTGTCAAAAAGCCATTACCACATTCTATatcatctatttattatttattaggtgatttctattttaaaaataacaaatggaCACTTGCTGCACGATATTACTTACTAGATTTGTGTCTTCGCCCATCCGGATTAAATTCCTGGGCAGGTTTAGCCATGTCAACAGGAACTATAATAGACATTTGGTTAACTAACTATAGACTTAT aagCGAAGATAAGTTATTAATGAAAGCCAAAATAGCTCAATCCAGTTATCGACACGCTACCGAATTAGCACCTAATCATGTAATAATCTGGACTGAATATGGAAGTTTTGTTTATATGGTTCATTCATTTTGTTCACGTTTGTTAAAACAAGAGACTGATACTTTAAGTATGGAAAAATTTGAAgtattagaaaatagaaaagaggaaatgtTAGAAATTGCAGAACAATGTTTTCAATCAtctaatcgattatttatgGCATGTCATGGAATTgacaacattaataaaattcaggATGAAAGATGGTTATGTCAATATATGCTCGGTAAAATTgcagagaagaaaaatgaagatccACCTATATTTCTAAGTTGTTATGCACAG GCTAGTAAATtactatatgaaaataatgcaGAGTATCCTCGTAGAATTAGTCATAAAAATCCACAATATCTTTCTATTGAAGCATTAGAAGTGCATTATCGAATTCATGcaagtatattaaaatatcttgaaCAACATGAAGGTAAACCTTTAAAGAAATCATTAGGTCAATTGTTTCAATGGCATCTTAAAAACTGTTCCGAAGGACCttttatgaaatttcaatcaaaactatgcgaaaaaaagaaagagaatgattcAGATGCTGATACAAAAAATGTTGGAAAGGATCTTGATAATTTATcagaaacatataaaaatgttgttAATATTAACCAACGTTCCTACAGCAttgaagaaattgaaattatagaTAGAAACATACAAGATAAAAGTCTTGATGGCAATCGAACTACCGAAACATTAAAATCAGAGAATCGTAAAAGATCTTTAGATAATCAATCTAATGATAATacaaaacgattaaaattggGTAATATTTCTCATCTTCAACTGATGCAGGATGTTGTAGCTTTAATAGATGATCTAATCACAAAAGTTTGTGACATGGTATTGCAAAAGGAAAAGGTATCAGATGATATTATGGTATTATCAAGTGATGAAAGCAATGAAActaaatatcaaaagaaaaggggagaatcagtaaaaaatattgacactaataaaatgcaattaaaaatagaaaaaaataagaaaaatatattagatgtGTCTAAAGCAAACAACATATTTGATTCTTgtgaaaaaagtgaaaatgtGCAAGATTTAATGGATGCTCTTATGAAACAAGCAATGGAAATGAGCCAGGAAACACAACAATCTCTacctgatgatgatgatacaAGAAAGTTTGAAGGAAAATGGCTCCAAAATGAAGATTTGCAAACTACt gataaggaaacaaaagataaactAGGAGACAAGAAGAAAGTGCATACATCTGCTCCTAAACAAGAAGTTACTTTAAGTAGAAGAGGTTCTCAAGAAAGTACTACAACAAcacaaacaacaacaacgacagaAACAAATAATTCTAGTTCGAGTAGTAGTGATGAATCAAGTAGTAGTGAAGATAGTTCTGAAAGTGATAGTTCAAGTGACAGTGATAGTGATTCTGTTGAAAGTGatattgagaagaaaaagagagatagtgatatcatagaaaaag AAGAATATATGACTGATGAAGAAGTAGCAACTTTAATCGCATATTGCCTGGCAGGATTGGAACAGTGCATATTAAGGTTTAATGAACatcataaatctttttatcgacttgctcattttttctttaacaatagAACAGCTAAAGATACTACTAAAtgtaaagatttattattggGTACATACAATTGTCAATTTTATCCTGGACAAAGCTTTCAAGGACTTTTTGCAGATAGGAAGAGTACCAATTTCTTTAGT GGTGTATGGCATATACCAAATCGTGAAATTGATAGACCAGGAAGTTTTGCATCACATATGTCAAGATGTGTAACATTACTTATGCAagtattaaaagaaacaaatgataGTCGAATGTTAATGCAACTGTGTGTACAACTTGCAAAGATACCAGATTCTGATAA gAAATACTTACGTGATTCTGAAAGAGAGCAATTATCTCGTCAAGCGTTAACTCTTTGTTTACAATCTTTGAGGAGTAGAGTGCATACTATGGGATCACCTAGTACGATAGATAGTGTACATCTTATAAGAACAGATTCGAGAACTCAAGTTTTATtagatgtatataaaatatatcaacaaattcaaaaacattttcaaaataaagaaCCAACTGTACAGGCATTTGCTTCGTTATTAATTGATACTTATAAGATCTACATTGGCAATAAA AATTTAGATGGAAACATTTTGGAAATGGCTATTAAATGTTGCCAACGACAAATATTAGCAAATAAAATAGCTGCAACGAATAATGCAGGAAGTAACAATTCGCAAACTTCAGTTACTTCTTCAAGCCCG gcAACTACATCTCAAACACAAATTAATTCAACATCACCTCAAGCATCCCAAAATCGTAAGCCCTACAGGAACTTAACATCAACAGGTAGACCAAGGGGAAGGCCACCCAATGTTAACAAATACTTACAAGCAATGCAACAAG ATTGCAAATCAGCCTGTACTGTTCACTAA